In Zingiber officinale cultivar Zhangliang chromosome 3B, Zo_v1.1, whole genome shotgun sequence, a single window of DNA contains:
- the LOC122054742 gene encoding chitinase 3-like, whose protein sequence is MSQHQPPQEVETNEKVPREIEQVQSLKVVQQPEIPSDESSSSSSTSSSTTSQEDRVASETIYTVSETSTSSSLPTVTSSTSGDTASSTPATMIVTRQRERATRNGHK, encoded by the coding sequence ATGTCACAACATCAGCCCCCTCAAGAGGTGGAAACAAATGAAAAGGTGCCTAGAGAAATCGAGCAAGTGCAGTCACTGAAAGTTGTCCAGCAGCCGGAAATTCCAAGTGATGAGAGCTCATCCTCCTCTTCTACTTCTTCCTCCACGACATCTCAAGAAGATAGGGTAGCAAGTGAGACTATTTATACAGTATCGGAGACATCTACATCTTCCTCATTACCTACTGTTACGTCATCAACAAGTGGGGATACAGCTAGTAGTACACCTGCCACTATGATTGTTACAAGACAACGGGAGCGAGCAACCCGCAATGGTCATAAATGA